A single window of Trachemys scripta elegans isolate TJP31775 chromosome 18, CAS_Tse_1.0, whole genome shotgun sequence DNA harbors:
- the LOC117867622 gene encoding C-C motif chemokine 4-like: protein MAKAAGLVCAFLLLASFCCQSLAQRGSAVPDKCCFKFQTTKLKRDNTVSCYNTSPACPQPGVIFKMKEGQEICAKPDKSWVKEYQQFLSPNKP from the exons ATGGCAAAGGCAGCCGGGCTTGTCTGCGCGTTTCTCCTGCTGGCTTCGTTCTGCTGCCAGAGCCTGGCTCAGA GAGGCTCTGCTGTGCCGGACAAGTGCTGCTTCAAATTCCAGACAACGAAGCTCAAGAGAGACAACACAGTCAGCTGTTACAACACCAGCCCAGCGTGCCCGCAGCCAGGCGTGAT ATTCAAAATGAAAGAAGGCCAGGAGATCTGTGCCAAGCCTGACAAGTCCTGGGTGAAAGAATACCAGCAATTTCTCAGCCCTAATAAACCCTGA
- the LOC117867660 gene encoding interleukin-8-like: protein MKLTTSALATLLLAALWTEAHGDSFISQSNTCCMKDNFVPRRISPKHIKSCRPTGLNCSRQAVIVTLTQGKEVCVDPSKIRLATCKGKQEKPLRHPNCTAETTEAGHSVTPTVIYMD from the exons ATGAAGCTCACCACCTCAGCCCTGGCAACGCTGCTCCTTGCCGCTCTCTGGACTGAAGCCCACGGCGATTCCT TCATCAGCCAGAGCAACACATGCTGCATGAAAGATAATTTTGTTCCCCGAAGAATTTCTCCAAAACACATCAAAAGTTGCAGACCCACAGGTCTGAACTGCTCCCGCCAGGCCGTGAT aGTGACGCTCACACAGGGGAAGGAAGTCTGTGTTGATCCCAGTAAGATACGGTTGGCCACATGTAAAGGAAAGCAAGAAAAACCACTTAGACACCCAAACTGCACAGCTGAGACAACAGAAGCTGGACACAGTGTAACGCCCACCGTTATTTATATGGACTGA
- the LOC117867626 gene encoding C-C motif chemokine 2-like, whose amino-acid sequence MEIPAEGYKIQRQATGKPDHSRPPTVEQPASAGAGAKRACLEMKLTSSALATLLLAALWTEAHGDSFISQSNTCCMKDNFVRRRISPKHIKSCRPTGPNCSRQAVIVTLTQGKEVCVDPSKIRLATCKGKQEKPLRHPNCTAETTEAGHSVTPTVIYMD is encoded by the exons ATGGAAATCCCTGCCGAGGGCTATAAAATACAGAGGCAGGCGACGGGGAAGCCAGACCATTCTCGGCCACCCACTGTAGAGCAACCTGCctctgctggagctggagccaaGAGAGCCTGCCTGGAAATGAAGCTCACCTCCTCAGCCCTGGCAACGCTGCTCCTTGCCGCTCTCTGGACTGAAGCCCACGGCGATTCCT tcatcagCCAGAGCAACACATGCTGCATGAAAGATAATTTTGTTCGCAGAAGAATTTCTCCAAAACACATCAAAAGTTGCAGACCCACAGGTCCGAACTGCTCCCGCCAGGCCGTGAT aGTGACGCTCACACAGGGGAAGGAAGTCTGTGTTGATCCCAGTAAGATACGGTTGGCCACATGTAAAGGAAAGCAAGAAAAACCACTTAGACACCCAAACTGCACAGCTGAGACAACAGAAGCTGGACACAGTGTAACGCCCACCGTTATTTATATGGACTGA